A single region of the Diadema setosum chromosome 14, eeDiaSeto1, whole genome shotgun sequence genome encodes:
- the LOC140238300 gene encoding molybdenum cofactor sulfurase-like, whose product MLIERRNKEFPQLRDVVYLDHTGATLPCVSQLDAFQRDLRNNLYGNPHSRSASSSLCSETVDQVRFRILKHFNTTAEKHTVIFTSGCTGALKLLAETFDWTGQTGSCSAGDGSTQSDHQNSVQRKDRQMGTFAYLQDNHTSVIGMREVAHSRGAKSMCFTSKGIQEAMNRPDGHSDSGNHSTAKEHATLHTQDATLSLTSHQRVTNGPLASSPCNLFAMPAQSNFCGRKYPLAWIEKIKHQGFTGCHGNWYVVLDAAALVSTSPVDLSECGADFITISFYKMFGFPTGLGALIVRNSAANILVKEYFGGGTVMAYLATESFHKPRTSIAERFEDGTLPFLDIISLRHGFDALDRLGGGMSDICEHTFKLAKQVYDALYEWKHDNGLPIAVLYCHNHFVSIHDQGPIINFNLLRATGQYIGYAEVERLAALHDIHLRTGCFCNTGACQQYLNISNEKIKANLDAGHVCGDDMDLIDGLPTGSVRISFGYMSNQSDVDRFLAFIKSTIKVSAAPPTLMPSSDSSHKEVSRSSVLSSQSQLPMATAALSSSTSTKSITSTRPSGIPDSCTLSESASKSSDCSPSTSLSLAASSPPATSTSLSSPPMSAPPESQTDIPKHGSDSIDAQFPQPSLNENNLAAKTDSGIFQTVQTSELTEIDTTGPRLTAIYLYPVKSCGAMEVSEWELTDAGLKYDRRWMVVNEGGVYMSQKRIPKLCLIRPVIDLQTKQLTLTYPDMQSFSLPLETVPSETNETTLCQGKVCGDRVKTIDCGDEVAQWLTEVTGQQCRLQKQAEDHQRASKLAQGRQRDGDDSKSSALSLANVSHYLLINTSSTTSLLNAIHQHTHGDDTETTTVSTLDNLIRRFRANLVVDGCDAYDEESWSELSIRGQAFKVKGRCNRCQMIGIDQGSGEKSTETLSALSAVRGKRIFFGMHIMNSPDLRSGFKLQTGDIIEVLQRCPSVETGV is encoded by the exons ATGCTGATCGAAAGGAGGAACAAGGAGTTCCCTCAGTTACGAG ATGTTGTGTACTTGGACCACACTGGCGCAACTCTCCCCTGCGTTAGTCAGCTTGATGCCTTTCAAAGAGATCTGAGAAATAATCTCTATGGCAACCCTCACAGCAGGTCTGCTAGTAGCAGCTTGTGTTCAGAAACTGTGGATCAAGTCAGATTCAG gATACTGAAACACTTCAATACAACAGCAGAAAAGCACACAGTTATATTCACATCTGGCTGCACAGGTGCTCTGAAGCTCCTTGCTGAGACCTTTGACTGGACTGGTCAGACAGGGTCCTGCTCAGCAGGGGATGGGTCAACACAGAGTGACCACCAAAATAGCGTGCAACGCAAGGACAGGCAGATGGGGACGTTTGCCTACCTGCAAGATAATCACACCTCGGTCATCGGAATGAGAGAGGTGGCACATTCCCGAGGGGCCAAGAGTATGTGTTTTACAAGCAAGGGCATCCAGGAGGCCATGAATCGTCCAGATGGGCACTCAGACTCCGGCAACCACAGTACGGCAAAGGAACATGCAACGTTGCATACACAGGATGCAACACTTTCACTGACATCCCATCAGAGAGTAACAAATGGCCCCTTAGCATCATCACCATGTAATCTCTTCGCCATGCCTGCTCAGAGTAATTTCTGTGGTCGTAAGTATCCCCTGGCCTGGATTGAGAAAATCAAGCATCAGGGGTTCACtggttgtcatggtaactggTATGTTGTGCTGGATGCTGCCGCTCTGGTTAGCACATCTCCTGTTGATCTAAGCGAGTGTGGGGCCGACTTCATCACCATCTCCTTCTACAAGATGTTTGGTTTCCCAACAGGACTTGGAGCACTTATTGTGAGGAACTCAGCTGCAAACATACTTGTCAAGGAGTACTTTGGGGGTGGTACAGTAATGGCTTACCTGGCGACTGAGAGCTTTCACAAACCAAGAACATCTATAGCAGAGAG gTTTGAAGATGGCACATTACCCTTTCTTGATATCATCAGTCTGCGACATGGATTTGATGCACTTGACAGACTTGGAG GGGGTATGAGTGACATATGTGAGCACACTTTCAAATTGGCAAAGCAAGTTTATGATGCACTTTACGAGTGGAAGCATGACAATGGCTTGCCCATAGCAGTCCTGTACTGTCATAACCACTTTGTTAGCATCCATGATCAAGGTCCCATCATCAACTTCAACTTGCTTCGGGCAACAGGACAGTACATTGGCTACGCTGAG GTTGAGAGACTAGCTGCCCTTCACGACATCCACCTGCGCACAGGGTGCTTCTGCAACACAGGTGCCTGCCAACAGTACCTCAACATCTCCAATGAGAAAATCAAGGCTAATCTTGAT GCAGGGCATGTGTGTGGagatgacatggacttgattgATGGCCTTCCAACTGGATCTGTCAGAATCTCCTTCGGTTATATGTCCAACCAGAGTGACGTGGATAGATTCCTTGCATTCATCAAGAGTACCATCAAAGTGTCAGCTGCACCTCCCACTCTGATGCCATCATCTGACTCCTCCCACAAGGAAGTGTCAAGATCCTCAGTTCTGTCATCTCAGTCCCAGTTGCCAATGGCAACAGCAGCCTTGTCATCCTCAACTTCAACAAAATCGATAACGTCAACACGTCCCTCTGGAATACCAGACTCTTGTACGTTGTCAGAATCAGCGTCTAAGTCTTCCGACTGTTCACCATCCACATCACTTTCACTTGCTGCATCCTCTCCTCCTGCGACCTCAACATCCTTGTCATCGCCACCAATGTCAGCGCCACCAGAATCACAGACAGACATCCCTAAGCATGGCTCGGATAGCATTGATGCCCAATTTCCACAACCTTCCTTGAATGAAAACAACCTTGCTGCTAAGACTGACTCAGGAATATTTCAAACAGTCCAGACCAGTGAACTCACTGAAATAGATACAACCGGGCCAAGACTGACTGCCATCTATTTATATCCAGTAAAGTCTTGTGGTGCCATGGAG GTTTCTGAATGGGAACTGACCGATGCTGGGCTGAAGTATGACCGTCGCTGGATGGTGGTCAATGAGGGCGGTGTGTACATGTCACAGAAGCGCATTCCAAAGCTCTGCCTTATTAGGCCAGTCATTGACCTCCAGACTAAACAACTCACATTAACTTATCCAG ACATGCAGAGTTTCTCACTGCCACTGGAGACAGTTCCCTCGGAAACCAATGAGACCACCCTGTGCCAGGGAAAAGTCTGTGGAGACAG AGTGAAAACCATTGACTGTGGGGATGAGGTTGCCCAGTGGCTGACTGAGGTCACAGGTCAACAGTGTCGTCTGCAGAAGCAGGCAGAAGACCACCAGAGAGCTAGCAAGTTGGCACAGGGTAGGCAGAGAGATG GTGACGATAGTAAATCCTCTGCCCTGTCCTTGGCCAACGTTTCCCACTATCTTCTCATCAACACATCTTCCACGACCTCCCTCCTCAATGCCATCCACCAGCATACTCACGGGGATGACACAGAGACGACAACAGTTTCGACGTTGGACAACCTGATCCGCAGGTTTCGGGCCAATCTGGTGGTGGATGGTTGCGATGCGTACGACGAGGAGTCTTGGAGTGAGCTTTCAATACGAGGGCAGGCATTCAAG GTCAAAGGTCGCTGTAATCGCTGTCAGATGATTGGCATTGACCAGGGCTCGGGGGAGAAGAGTACTGAGACCTTGTCAGCCCTGTCAGCTGTTAGAGGCAAGAGG ATTTTCTTTGGCATGCATATCATGAACAGCCCAGACCTGAGGAGTGGATTCAAGCTACAGACAGGCGACATCATCGAGGTGCTGCAGAGATGCCCCTCTGTGGAGACTGGTGTATGA